From the genome of bacterium:
TTAAAATATTGGTCAGCCTTTTTTCCAAAAGGTGAACAGGCAGATGAAGGTGTAAGACCATCCCCTGTGACTTGAGATGTGCCATTGCAAGGGCACTATAGACAACACTTCCACCTGTGGCAATGACAGATCCCCTTTTGGTTATAGAGATTATATACCGCTCTTCAAGCTCACAAAATTTTTCCAAACCTTCTCTGTCAATAATCTCTTGAAGGGTTCTTCCTTCTTCTACCTGGATGTAGACATCCGTGTCGAGAAAATCTCGCGACAGTACCTTTGCCAGAATAACACCGATTGTGCTTTTACCAACTCCCGGCATCCCGATGAGAACTATATTGTGATCTTTTTGGAAGTTGACCATGTATTTCTCCCTCCCCTCACGGCGAAAATTCCCTCGCCAGGGCGTTGACCCGCATTTCTTCCTCTTGCGCATACTGGCCGACAACGACGATATTCAGCCCTGAATTGACAAAGTATTCCCGGCATACCCGCCGTATCTGCTCCCGCGTTACCTGTTCAATCTTTTTCCGCTCCGATTCCAGAGACTCACCCTGGCGGTAGAGCTCGTTCCAGCCGAACCGGTCCGCCATCTTGGCCACATTGTCCAGCGAAAAGTCAAATTCAAGGATATAACGGCGCTTGGCCCGCAAAAATTCTTCCTGGGAAACCATTGTGGTGGCAGTTTTGCGGACCTCGCGGAGTACCTC
Proteins encoded in this window:
- a CDS encoding shikimate kinase; protein product: MVNFQKDHNIVLIGMPGVGKSTIGVILAKVLSRDFLDTDVYIQVEEGRTLQEIIDREGLEKFCELEERYIISITKRGSVIATGGSVVYSALAMAHLKSQGMVLHLHLPVHLLEKRLTNILTRGVVKKSTQTLIELYNERMPLYQQYADSTIDCTEMGHEDVIKVILSRIKNRYELS